A window of the Oscillospiraceae bacterium NTUH-002-81 genome harbors these coding sequences:
- a CDS encoding argininosuccinate synthase, producing MKEKVILAYSGGLDTTAIIPWLKENYDYDVVCCCIDVGQGKETEGLEERALSTGACKCYILDVIDEFADEYIAPCVQANAIYENKYLLGTSMARPLIAKKLVEIARKEGAVAICHGATGKGNDQVRFELGIKALAPDLKIIAPWRCNETWKMQSREDEIEYCHQHGIHLPFSADSSYSRDRNLWHISHEGLELEDPANEPNYDHLLVLGVTPEKAPDEGEYVTLSFEKGVATAINGEKMKLSDIIRKLNELGGKHGIGIVDIVENRVVGMKSRGVYETPGGTILMEAHQQLEELILDRDTYAVKKDMGSKFASIVYEGKWFTPLREAVQAFVESTQQYVTGEVKFKLYKGNIIKAGTTSPYSLYNESLASFTTGDLYDHHDAEGFINLFGLPLKVRAMKMAAVAEANKEK from the coding sequence GAAAAAGTTATTCTCGCATATTCCGGCGGACTGGACACCACCGCCATCATCCCGTGGTTAAAAGAAAATTATGACTATGATGTGGTTTGCTGCTGTATCGACGTGGGACAGGGCAAAGAGACCGAAGGCCTGGAAGAGCGTGCGCTCTCCACAGGTGCCTGCAAATGCTACATCTTAGATGTCATCGACGAGTTCGCTGACGAGTACATCGCTCCCTGCGTACAGGCCAACGCCATCTACGAAAACAAATACCTGCTGGGTACTTCCATGGCACGTCCGCTGATCGCCAAGAAGCTGGTGGAGATCGCCCGCAAAGAAGGTGCTGTTGCCATCTGCCACGGCGCTACCGGTAAAGGAAACGACCAGGTACGTTTCGAGCTGGGCATCAAGGCACTGGCTCCCGATCTGAAGATCATCGCTCCCTGGCGCTGCAACGAGACATGGAAAATGCAGTCCCGTGAAGATGAGATCGAGTACTGCCACCAGCACGGCATTCATCTTCCGTTCTCCGCAGATTCCAGCTACAGCCGTGACCGCAACCTGTGGCACATCAGCCATGAGGGTCTGGAGCTGGAGGATCCGGCCAACGAGCCCAACTACGATCACCTGTTAGTTCTGGGTGTGACCCCGGAAAAAGCACCCGATGAGGGCGAATATGTGACCCTTTCCTTTGAAAAAGGTGTGGCTACCGCCATCAACGGCGAAAAAATGAAGCTTTCCGATATCATCAGGAAATTAAACGAGCTGGGCGGTAAGCACGGCATCGGCATCGTAGATATCGTAGAAAACCGTGTGGTCGGCATGAAATCCCGCGGTGTCTATGAGACCCCTGGCGGAACCATCCTCATGGAGGCGCATCAGCAGCTGGAAGAGCTTATCCTTGACCGCGACACCTACGCCGTAAAGAAAGACATGGGCAGCAAATTTGCCAGCATCGTATATGAAGGAAAATGGTTCACACCGCTCCGCGAGGCTGTACAGGCTTTCGTAGAGTCCACCCAGCAGTATGTCACCGGCGAAGTAAAATTCAAGCTCTACAAAGGCAACATCATCAAAGCTGGCACCACCTCTCCGTACTCCCTGTACAATGAGAGCCTGGCAAGCTTCACCACCGGCGATCTGTACGACCACCACGACGCAGAAGGCTTCATCAACCTGTTCGGCCTGCCGTTAAAGGTTCGTGCCATGAAAATGGCCGCTGTCGCAGAGGCTAACAAAGAGAAATAA